In Tachysurus vachellii isolate PV-2020 chromosome 1, HZAU_Pvac_v1, whole genome shotgun sequence, a genomic segment contains:
- the LOC132843105 gene encoding titin-like, whose amino-acid sequence MEANSLLCEAGDETVKLQELEGTNITLRPKITGIQPDALILWFYGPEKGDKRILISQVDDGKIVTKISERFKERLQLDRISGALTIRNISRNDSGVYVFHTHNGPVSFRTFNVSVYAPVSTPVIINERGKRSVNNTESCFLLCSVENGEYVKLSWYRENERISITNNTDLSVPLNLSLQIQYNDTNTYSCVSANLVSNKTTSLIITELCDVSDDPPSSLRPALISLGSIVLLIIIITLCILLKKKKPQEISEELTSSDVTNKAHSAESNEQEENSTVTDVEVERDTVQTRGDSNNSTHDYS is encoded by the exons ATGGAGGCCAACA GTTTACTGTGTGAAGCTGGAGACGAGACGGTCAAACTGCAGGAACTGGAAGGAACCAATATAACTCTTCGTCCTAAGATAACTGGGATTCAGCCTGATGCTCTGATTCTGTGGTTTTATGGACCTGAGAAAGGAGATAAACGGATATTGATTAGTCAGGTGGATGATGGAAAAATTGTTACAAAAATCAGTGAGAGATTTAAAGAGCGACTGCAGCTGGACAGAATCAGTGGAGCTTTAACTATCAGGAACATCAGCAGAAATGATTCTGGAGTTTATGTATTCCATACCCACAATGGACCGGTCTCATTTAGGACTTTCAATGTCAGTGTttatg ctcCGGTATCAACTccagtaataataaatgaaagagGAAAGCGAAGTGTGAATAACACAGAGTCGTGTTTCCTCCTGTGTTCTGTGGAGAATGGAGAATATGTGAAGTTATCCTGgtacagagagaatgagagaatctCCATCACCAATAACACAGATCTCAGTGTTCCCCTCAATCTCTCACttcaaatacaatacaatgacaCTAACACTTACAGCTGTGTTTCTGCAAACCTTGTGAGCAATAAAACAACTTCTCTCATCATCACAGAGCTCTGTGACGTCTCAG ATGATCCTCCCTCTTCACTGCGTCCTGCTCTGATATCTCTTGGAAGTATtgtgttattaattataataataactttgtgtattttgctgaaaaagaaaaaaccacAAG aaatttcTGAGGAACTGACTTCCTCTGATGTGACTAATAAAGCTCACAGTGCAGAGAGCAATGAACAG GAAGAAAACTCCACAGTAACGGATGTTGAAgtagagagagacactgtgcaGACGCGAGGAGATTCAAATAATTCAACACATGACTACT